ctttttttaatttaaaaaaaattattttttacttttaaaattcaacTCTAAATCTTCATTTAaagtttttcttaaattattcctttattatttaatttaattttatataatatttttattgttaaaaattaatatttttttaatttcatttagttgttaatttatttatgtaattaaaattaaatattagactaattaaatttagaggaaataaattttaatttttgaaaaaatattttatgaataatgtTAGATCTTCATGGAATATTTGAATTtaagaaaaacaacatttaaatttacaaaatatgagtttaatatgttttttttttttaaatggatgaGTTTAATAGGTTAgattgtttaaattaaaaaaataaatataaaataaaatattgcttTTATAGATAATATGTTCGACtatttaaatatagaaaaacaaaattaaaatattgataaaaatgattttatgagtaatgaaataaaatatttaaatttaaaaaaaattaaaattttaataaaaatatttattaaattattatattatttaaaaacatttttttatggttttatgtgCTACAACCAAGATAAAAAGTTCTCTCCATActctataataaaataaatgatgagctatgaaataatttattaataatttttattaaaaaataaatttataaatattaataataaagttattatgaatatattttaattaataaaaaatattaaaaattcattataatttaattgtaataacttattaatattttataagaaaCTCTTTTCTCGACGTGCATTTATTTGATGTAGTCATTTATAGTACACataaaatagattaaaattaaacataaaaaatcCAGTAAAACAAAATGTTAATCATACTATAATTGTTTAgagaagtaaaaataaatagtatcACAAAACGTATATAACAAGATACAACTGTAATTAAGAAATAGGTGCAATGTCCTTGTCTGAACCATTTTCATCCGAGACATGTTGGGAAGGACTTGGTGGAGGAACTGCTACACTATGTTCAGCCTGTGAAGGATCCGTTGTAGGAACACCTAATTGAAATTGATGCGATAAACCCCGCTGGGCAATGAGGGTCATAACCATGTCCTTCATTTTTTGTATTTCAATGCTTAAAGCATCCTTTTCTCTTTGAATACGTGCGAGCCTTTGTTCTAAGTTGTTAAATTCAACATTAACGGACTCTTGCTGTGGTACTGGGGAGACCGATCTAGCCGACTGTGACGATGAAGGGCAATAAGCAGAAGCCTGTGAAGGGAAATAAGCAGATGCCTGAGAACCTAAACCATATACTCGCCGCCCCTTCTCCCAATCCACAATCTCATAATACAGATGAGCCTCATCCACGTCAATTGGCTCATTTGACCTCTCTAGTGGTTGTGATGCATTTGCCTTAAACTGCAAGAAGCTCTCCTGTTGACATAATATGCAATAAGATTTCAATAGCATACATTCAAAATACACATATGATAGTGGAAAGCAGACTATTAATCAAGTATATTAAGTATATTAAGTATAACATTTGCAACACATTTCTAATGTATTGCTTACATGAATAACTCTAGGGCGTGCATCTACAAATTCATCTGTACCATTCTTCTTGTGTATGGCCTCAAACAGCTCCTGTGAATGTGGATCCCTTCCAAGCCTATCATACTGAACACAAGTTTTGGtattaatattcaataaaatcATCAGATACATTAATAATTGATTTATACTTGCCATTCTCTGTTGGTTCGTAAACTCAGAAATAGATCCAGAACAATGTCTTGGTATCCCACTATCAGATCCACCAGTCTCACTCTTTTGATTTGCTGAAAACTTTTGACGCTTAGCTTTGTATTCTTCGGTGTTCCATACCTCTTGCCATTTTTTATGAACATCGGCTGGCGCTGCTatgttcttcctcttccccttcTTTAACACATGAGCCATCTATAATGCTCAATAGTCTTCTTCTGTCATGCTATTTTAACCAAACTTTCAATGACCTCTTACCAAAAGAAATATTTCTGTTTTACATATTATATATACAAACGATTTATACCTTGAACTCTGGCAATAGACTTCTTTGGTCTCCTCAGATACTGTCTTCCAACAGTACCCCTCTGCAACAAGAGGCCCCTTTATTGTCAATGTAATCTATTTGGAAGTGTTAAATTGtgttttttaatttacaaaatGAGGAAGTAACAAGTACTTACAAACCACAGTTGATTGTCATAAAAAATTTGTAATCCAGATTCATCATTTGATTTCAATCTCTGAATAAATCTCAATTTATATACACTAAAAATAGAGAGAGTGGCCTCCTATTAAGATCAGAAACATGTCAAGAACTTGAATTTACAAACAACGATGCTCAGCCTGACAAACAAAAAGCATAATTTCAGAATTACCAAACTAGTATGTGCATCATAACCCTAGGAAAGATCGCACATCACTCAGAATTGCTGCATCATCAACAGAGTTCAGTCCACTACTTTAAATTCCATTAATATCCATCATAAAGATGTGCACTATATTTTATACAGCAAACCCTTGTTATTATCAAATGGCATATGGGTAATAGCCTGAGTAGGAACAGAACACAACCATTTACTTAACATATGCAAAATCCTATTACAAACCCATATGTCTAGATCACAAGCCAACTTAAAGAAACATTGGCATCCCTCAGAATAGACATTATCATCAATGGATCAGACCACTACTTTTAATTAACACGAAATCCTCATAGAGATGCAAAAAAAATTTCAAGGGGCAGGTGATGAAAGGAAGGGAAGCAAAAATTAAAGGAATAAAAGGTGGAGCCGTTGTTCTAAGTAATATGTCTTGACTATCAAATCCTCCTGTTTCCACGAAACAAAAGAAGAATCAATTGTCCCGAGTTACCCAAACAGAACCTCCAAGCATATATGAGGTTCCTTGCATATTCAAAGACCATAATGCAGAAGCCAATATTGAATGCTACTTTCTAAGACAAATCTTTTCGCGAAGAATCCGAATAAACATGAACCAAACGGGAATAAAGCGCATTCATCATAATTTGTTCGTCATCAATGGAAATCATCCCACTACTTTCACATATGAACATCATTCTTCATGGGGACGCAAGCCAATATTTGAGACGAAGAGAATGAGAAAGAAAAAGGGCATGTAAAGCAATTCCAATTAGCATAAAAcgaaaataaaattgataaaatcaagcaaataaaaaaaaaaaggaacaaggatagcaaaaagtttcaaacaatcacaggaatcaaaccccGTAAGCTTACCGATCAAAGATATAatctttcttctctttccttttcctCTCTCCCATTCGTACGGCTACTGAAATGAGAACCGACCTTGCCACTAATTGTATGGATTCATCATACAGCAACCGATGCTTCTCTAGCTGAGCCGCTGAGATTAGGTTTAGTTTGATGCTACAAATGAAACGACAAAATAGAATACTTGCCTTTTAGTCCCTTAAAAATCACTAAATATTAGTATTAAAGCGGGAAGTTTTATCCTCTTtcatggtttatttatttatttcatttatgatttatgatttattttatttcattttataatattattaataatatatattttgtttattttattatgatttatgCAACCTACAaataaattatagataaaaaaattaaatttattctgaattatataataaaaattaaaatattaaattttatttttttattttaatttgtttttaaaatattattaaaaattaaataaaatcataatttaataaataaaaaatattttttattataaaaataaccaATCATGAAAAatgattttcttgaatttttatcaacaattttacatataattttattaataaatttttttaaaaaataaaattaaataattaaaaataaattatctaattAAAAATTGCCAAGTTATCGGTTATCACCGTCTACCGACAATATAAGGCCGCAACCAAACAACGACTATGAAGATACTCGAAGCCGGCGCGTTCAAGTTTTCGTAAATTCACTGACTGGACGTCTCGGAAGTGTGAAAAGCAAACCATGGAGACGCAATCACCGATAAGAAATCTGTTGATGGGTCTTTTTCTATTAATCGTCTTCGTCTCCGGTGTGAAAGCCTGGACAGGTGAAATCCATGGAAGAGTTGTTTGTGATGTATGTGCAGATTCAACCGTTGGCCCCGAGGATCATATCTTAGaaggtctctctctctctaattgGGCATTTGTCTTTTGATATGTGCTCTTTAGTCAAATTTGTAAAATGGGTTTTGTCTTTGGACTAGCAAGTGTTCATGGGTTTTGCAATGGGTGGTTTGTCTCCTTTGTTGATAGTTGTACTGATATTTGCTCTCAAAATCTTTCTTTTTATCGATTTATGAGATTGATTGTCTATAGTTGGATGAATTGATTCAGATTTTGTGATTGGCAAATTGTTACAATTTTTGTTACTTCATGTGTAGAAACTATGGTAGCTTTATTGTCCTTTTAAGTATAAATTACTGATGCTGATCTGCATTGTTTGCACAATTATAACAGTTAAGTTGCGCCGTAGCGCTTCAGGTCTATGTTCTAGGAGTTCTATCACTTTGCATTTCCAACTCTTCTATGCTTGCTTTGATTAGTTGCTTTGCTCGATTCAGTTAGATATCTGTCCAGCGATTTGCCAGTAACATAGTAATTAACTCCAGTTGTCAGATTACGGGTGTTCCTTATAGATAATCTCTTTCCACCTTTCAACTATTAATTGTTTATGAACTTAGttcattataatttttcttcagtttacttctgtgttaaaataaaaagagagagatTGAGAGAAAGTGAGAGATAATGAATTATTTTGATGTTTGTAGTTACTAGCTTTTGTGTTTCTTTTGTCGTGAGGGTTGTCTACTTGTCTCACATGATCAGGAAATGAAAAGGTTTTGGGTTTATGCTACAATGAGATTTCAGCTTCTTGTATAGTTGTGTTTAATGTTCAAGAACTTTCTCCGTCTCttcgattttttaatatttctatgCCAAAATGGTCAGAGCTACATGCATATGGACATTTCTTGCAAGCATAGACTAAGTGCAGGATGAAAAATGTAGCAATTATTAGCAGGCAAATGGTATTAATATTCAGTCACTCAAGCATGAAAAGTATAGATTTTGGATCCTGTTATTTGCCTTGAAgtctttattttttcatattaatgtTGAAAGTTCATCAATGCAGTGACGGTATTTCATATTGCTGCATAATGTGATTTGATTTGGCAGAAAAATTGCTTCCTATTCATTTGAATTAACACAGAACAGAAGGCATTAGAGAATCtgctattgttttttttttttttttgacaatgCAGTTGaattattttcatttcaaatataTGTGTCATTATATGGAAATTTTGGTTGTGAAGTTTGAGATCTCTGGGCGGCATATCCTTGGCTTTGGAGCCTCCTGATGACTTAATTTTTTGATGGATTATGGTTTGCATGTAATTGAACATATTAACAGGTAAATTCATGGAATTCTCTGATGGGCTTATTCTTGTGATATATTATTGGGAATGTGTACATCTTTAAAATCTTAACTGCTGGCTAGGATGGATTGAAATTGATTCGAGCAAGAAAAAACTCTGTATTGTGTGTTTAATTAAATGAGGTGTGAAGTTGGATGGTTTTGCTTATTTTGATGCAGGTGCTGAAGTAGCTGTTCTCTGCATAACAAAATCAGGTGAAGTTCTAAACTACCAAGCATTTACAAATGCAAAGGGGATATATACCGTAGCAGAGACCATGCCTGAGAGCGATCGTTGGGATGCATGCTTGGCAAGACCTATTAGTAGTTTCCATGAGCACTGCACCCATCTCGGGGAAGGAAGCACAGGAGTGAAGTTCACTTATAATCGTCCATCAGGTTATTCTCACGCCGTCAGACCATTTGTCTACCGCCCTGCTAGTGTTCCTACTTACTGTATCTAGATTCTACAGTTATCGTGTATTTATACTTCATCAATCGTGCTTGTTCTATGTAGAACATGTTAGAAAACAGGCCGCCCCATGTTTTCCAGAAACATGTTAGATATCATTCTGGATGGTTTCCTTTATTCACCTTCATGGTTAACGTTCTATACAGCAATAGTGTTGGTTAACTAATAATCTTCAATGATTATTGTGACGGTGCTGAAGCAACTAAAATTATGAATTTCACATAGAGCGAATAGACACTGAGAATTTTCAACCAATAACTTGAAAAAtaaacaacaaaaataaaaataaaagttttgatGAAGAGAAAAACCAAAACAAAAAGTAAGATAATTAAAGAAAGTAAATAATCAagagaaaat
The genomic region above belongs to Manihot esculenta cultivar AM560-2 chromosome 3, M.esculenta_v8, whole genome shotgun sequence and contains:
- the LOC122723178 gene encoding uncharacterized protein LOC122723178, with the translated sequence MAHVLKKGKRKNIAAPADVHKKWQEVWNTEEYKAKRQKFSANQKSETGGSDSGIPRHCSGSISEFTNQQRMYDRLGRDPHSQELFEAIHKKNGTDEFVDARPRVIHESFLQFKANASQPLERSNEPIDVDEAHLYYEIVDWEKGRRVYGLGSQASAYFPSQASAYCPSSSQSARSVSPVPQQESVNVEFNNLEQRLARIQREKDALSIEIQKMKDMVMTLIAQRGLSHQFQLGVPTTDPSQAEHSVAVPPPSPSQHVSDENGSDKDIAPIS
- the LOC110610593 gene encoding uncharacterized protein LOC110610593, giving the protein METQSPIRNLLMGLFLLIVFVSGVKAWTGEIHGRVVCDVCADSTVGPEDHILEGAEVAVLCITKSGEVLNYQAFTNAKGIYTVAETMPESDRWDACLARPISSFHEHCTHLGEGSTGVKFTYNRPSGYSHAVRPFVYRPASVPTYCI